In a single window of the Cervus elaphus chromosome 1, mCerEla1.1, whole genome shotgun sequence genome:
- the LOC122700368 gene encoding olfactory receptor 4A47-like has protein sequence MESRNNVTYFVLLGLTQNPKEGKVLLFMFLFVYILTVVGNFLIIVTITVSKTLNSPMYFFLACLSFMDIAYSSSITPRLISDLFFGEKTITFKSCMTQLFTEHLFSGSGVFLLLVMAYDRYVAICKPLHYLVIMRQRVCVLLLVVSWAGGFLHSVIQLSTIYGLPFCGPNVIDHFLCDMYPLLKLVCADTYIIGVLVVVNGGLICTLVFLLLLVSYGVILHSLKNLSQEGRRKALQTCGSHITVVVCFFVPCIFIYVRPAKTFYIDKSLSVFYTVITPMLNPLIYSLRNSELTYAMKKLWKRSIISHVK, from the coding sequence ATGGAATCAAGAAACAATGTAACCTACTTTGTCCTCCTGGGACtcacacagaatccaaaagaGGGGAAAGTACTTTTGTTTATGTTCCTGTTTGTCTACATTTTGACTGTGGTGGGCAATTTTCTAATTATAGTCACTATAACTGTCAGTAAGACCCTGAACTCACCAATGTACTTTTTTCTTGCTTGCTTATCATTTATGGATATTGCTTATTCCTCTTCTATCACCCCCAGATTGATCTCAGACttgttctttggagaaaaaacCATAACCTTTAAATCTTGTATGACCCAGTTGTTTACAGAGCACCTTTTTTCTGGATCCGGGGTCTTCCTTCTGctggtgatggcctatgaccgctatgtggccatctgtaagccctTACATTATTTGGTGATCATGAGGCAGAGGGTGTGTGTTTTACTGCTAGTGGTGTCCTGGGCTGGAGGCTTCTTGCACTCAGTAATTCAACTTAGTACTATTTATGGGCTCCCATTCTGTGGCCCCAATGTCATTGATCACTTTCTCTGTGACATGTACCCCTTATTGAAACTCGTCTGTGCTGACACCTATATCATTGGCGTCTTAGTTGTGGTCAATGGAGGACTGATCTGTACTCTTGTGTTTCTGCTCTTACTCGTCTCCTACGGAGTCATCCTACACTCTCTGAagaacctgagtcaggaagggaggCGGAAAGCCCTCCAGACCTGTGGTTCCCACATCACTGTGGTGGTCTGCTTCTTTGTTCCctgtattttcatatatgtaaGACCTGCTAAGACCTTCTACATTGATAAATCATTGAGCGTGTTCTATACAGTTATAACCCCCATGCTGAACCCACTAATCTACAGTCTGAGAAATTCTGAGTTAACTTATGCTATGAAGAAGCTCTGGAAAAGAAGCATCATATCCCATGTTAAATAA